Proteins encoded in a region of the Bacteroidales bacterium genome:
- a CDS encoding efflux RND transporter permease subunit: MRLPKIAVNRPVSTLMAFVAVLVMGTVSYFFLPRDVLPNIELPSLTIITIYPGASAEEVEQQVTRPLERVLAGAQSMKKISSISRENVSLISLQFNWGTDVTDAANNARDLVELVKSDLPAEARQPYIMKLNNAMMPVVIYGITANESYPAIEKIIEDNISSPLRKVEGVGTVLYIAQPTREIRIEVDPFKMQAYHLSIARVTEALKLQNTSIPGGVIKTGDHDFSVKIPEAFTSAEDIRKTVLSSVNGQIVRLADIATVTDDLKEKDEIARTNGTRAVALFVQKQSGAN; encoded by the coding sequence ATGAGACTTCCAAAGATAGCCGTTAACAGACCCGTATCCACCCTGATGGCATTTGTGGCGGTATTGGTTATGGGTACCGTTTCCTATTTTTTTCTTCCGCGTGATGTCCTTCCCAATATTGAACTTCCGTCACTGACAATTATTACAATTTATCCGGGAGCTTCAGCTGAAGAAGTGGAACAGCAGGTTACACGTCCTCTTGAACGCGTGCTGGCCGGAGCACAAAGCATGAAAAAAATTTCATCCATTTCACGCGAAAACGTTTCATTGATTTCCCTTCAGTTTAACTGGGGAACCGATGTTACTGATGCTGCCAATAATGCACGCGATCTGGTTGAACTCGTTAAATCGGATTTGCCGGCAGAAGCGCGTCAGCCTTATATCATGAAACTGAATAACGCTATGATGCCGGTTGTTATTTACGGTATCACCGCAAATGAAAGTTATCCGGCCATAGAAAAAATCATTGAAGACAATATTTCTTCTCCTTTGCGTAAAGTGGAAGGCGTTGGTACAGTTCTTTATATTGCTCAGCCAACAAGAGAGATCCGTATTGAAGTGGATCCATTCAAAATGCAGGCTTATCACCTCAGCATTGCCCGCGTCACCGAAGCGCTGAAACTTCAAAATACCAGTATTCCGGGTGGGGTTATCAAAACAGGAGATCACGACTTTTCGGTTAAAATACCCGAAGCCTTTACTTCTGCCGAAGATATACGTAAAACTGTACTCAGTTCGGTCAACGGACAGATTGTTCGCCTTGCAGATATTGCAACGGTGACAGACGATCTTAAAGAAAAAGACGAAATAGCACGTACAAATGGTACAAGGGCCGTAGCTCTTTTCGTTCAGAAACAATCTGGAGCAAAT
- a CDS encoding efflux RND transporter periplasmic adaptor subunit: MKKQIIFLTVLFVSLMSGCRSKNTIPEKTEESIRVKTVVAAEGEISPVNEYSGTVKAFREANVGATLPGKVEKYYVREGDFVKKGALLAEMSGELYTQAEAERIAVSKDFERVKRLLEKGSVTQQEYDHVKAMYDATVEKTEMLRKNTRITAPFDGIVAEYLVKEGENYFFSLPLEPGYSMTSGLVKIIQTDQIKVVFEVNERDLRFVKPGTGISFVCPALADTFHARVSSIKPIVSTITRSATVEAVCANKNFTLLPGMSAYVFINLPPVKGIIIPDNAIYNRQGSSIESVFVIRDNKAHEIKVERLASRNGLTVVHDIEPGSLVAITGKDKLYENCPVILADK; encoded by the coding sequence ATGAAAAAGCAGATAATATTTCTTACGGTACTTTTTGTTTCACTGATGAGCGGATGCAGGTCGAAAAATACCATCCCCGAAAAAACCGAAGAGAGTATCAGAGTAAAAACTGTTGTCGCAGCAGAAGGAGAAATCTCGCCGGTGAATGAATATTCGGGAACTGTGAAGGCATTCAGGGAAGCTAATGTTGGTGCAACTCTTCCTGGAAAAGTTGAAAAATATTATGTCCGTGAAGGCGATTTCGTGAAGAAAGGCGCTCTTCTGGCGGAAATGTCAGGAGAACTTTACACACAAGCTGAGGCCGAGCGGATTGCCGTTTCAAAAGATTTTGAAAGGGTTAAAAGGCTTCTGGAAAAAGGGAGCGTAACCCAGCAGGAATATGACCACGTGAAAGCCATGTATGATGCGACCGTTGAAAAAACAGAAATGCTTCGTAAGAATACCCGCATCACAGCTCCCTTTGATGGCATAGTTGCTGAATATCTTGTAAAAGAGGGGGAAAACTATTTCTTCTCCCTGCCTCTTGAGCCGGGTTACTCAATGACATCCGGACTTGTAAAAATCATTCAGACCGATCAGATTAAGGTAGTATTTGAAGTGAATGAGCGGGACCTCCGTTTTGTAAAGCCCGGTACTGGAATCTCCTTCGTTTGCCCGGCTCTTGCCGATACATTTCATGCCCGCGTATCGTCCATCAAGCCAATTGTCTCAACAATTACCCGTTCGGCCACCGTTGAAGCCGTCTGTGCCAACAAAAACTTCACTCTTCTTCCCGGAATGTCTGCTTATGTTTTTATCAACCTTCCTCCTGTTAAAGGAATCATAATACCAGACAATGCTATTTACAACCGGCAGGGCAGCTCCATTGAATCCGTTTTCGTAATCAGGGATAACAAGGCCCATGAAATAAAAGTTGAACGACTTGCCAGCAGGAATGGATTGACCGTGGTGCATGATATTGAACCGGGCAGCCTGGTGGCCATTACGGGGAAAGACAAACTATATGAAAACTGTCCGGTTATTCTTGCTGACAAATAA
- a CDS encoding TolC family protein, which yields MKRVFTNQIRPFKSNGRIILIFCVLSLASLFYSASSQTYISLDECRKRAIEQNYLVKSAQMQADAAKSLSKAAFTNFLPNASINGTYTRLNRDIKLFGEDQFLPIVPYTALTQEGKINPAAFQDPSIAPTFLAFNPVTHQPLMDASGHPVFKEYAWMPASAMTFDFRNVWMVNAGIVQPIFTGGKVLETWKMAKVNHQIALSARNYQVSDVLYNTEYYYWTLVSVREKVILARKYLSLLEQLSQDVNNYYAEGIITKTDVLKVEVKREDAELQLLKAQNGEKLASMALCRITGLPLNSDLVPSDSLSISPILPVADSLVQTAYLQRPELMILKNTVDLAHHNTGLMRSRFMPNLGLTVNSVWLNPNPFDGLSHNFGQDVNIGVVFNVPVFHWGERYNTLKAAHLQEEAARNQYDEAASMVNLEIHQLWFSWKEAVKKASIADRNFQQAEENMKLCTDKFHEGMLKVTDLLEAQLLYQQAWSEKIEAQTECKLSEIKLAKATGSLTAETASK from the coding sequence ATGAAAAGAGTGTTCACGAATCAAATTCGACCTTTTAAATCAAATGGTCGTATTATTCTAATTTTTTGTGTTCTTTCACTTGCTTCGCTATTCTATTCCGCTTCAAGCCAGACATATATTTCTCTGGATGAATGCCGGAAAAGGGCCATCGAACAGAATTATCTTGTGAAATCAGCTCAAATGCAGGCTGATGCAGCAAAATCGCTCAGTAAGGCAGCGTTTACCAACTTTTTGCCGAATGCAAGTATCAACGGAACATATACCCGTTTGAACCGCGATATTAAACTCTTCGGCGAAGACCAGTTTCTGCCGATAGTCCCTTATACAGCTCTTACCCAGGAAGGCAAAATCAATCCCGCTGCATTTCAGGATCCTTCCATTGCCCCGACATTCCTTGCCTTTAATCCTGTAACCCATCAACCCCTTATGGATGCCTCAGGCCATCCGGTATTCAAAGAATATGCCTGGATGCCTGCTTCCGCCATGACGTTCGATTTCCGCAATGTATGGATGGTAAATGCCGGTATTGTTCAACCAATATTCACCGGAGGAAAGGTGCTCGAAACCTGGAAAATGGCAAAGGTAAATCATCAGATTGCCCTATCGGCCAGAAATTATCAGGTTTCTGACGTGCTCTACAATACCGAATATTACTACTGGACATTGGTTTCCGTCAGGGAAAAAGTCATCCTCGCACGCAAATACCTCTCCCTCCTGGAACAGCTTTCTCAGGATGTGAATAACTACTATGCGGAAGGAATTATTACAAAGACGGATGTGCTCAAAGTGGAAGTCAAGAGGGAAGACGCCGAACTGCAACTGCTGAAAGCACAGAACGGTGAAAAACTCGCATCCATGGCATTATGCCGTATCACGGGACTTCCTTTGAATTCCGATCTGGTACCTTCTGACTCCCTGTCTATCTCTCCCATTCTGCCTGTTGCAGACAGTTTGGTTCAGACAGCCTATTTGCAAAGACCTGAACTTATGATACTTAAGAACACCGTTGACCTTGCCCACCACAACACAGGGCTGATGCGTTCGCGCTTTATGCCCAACCTCGGTCTTACTGTCAATTCGGTATGGCTTAATCCCAATCCCTTTGATGGTCTTTCCCATAATTTCGGACAGGATGTCAACATTGGTGTGGTATTCAATGTGCCGGTGTTCCATTGGGGCGAACGATACAATACCCTCAAAGCTGCACATCTTCAGGAAGAAGCTGCCCGGAATCAGTACGACGAAGCTGCATCAATGGTTAATCTGGAAATCCACCAACTCTGGTTCTCATGGAAAGAAGCCGTTAAAAAAGCTTCCATTGCCGACCGGAATTTTCAGCAGGCTGAGGAAAACATGAAACTCTGCACCGACAAATTCCACGAAGGCATGTTGAAAGTTACCGACTTACTCGAAGCTCAACTACTTTATCAACAGGCCTGGTCAGAAAAAATTGAAGCTCAGACCGAATGCAAACTTTCTGAAATCAAATTGGCTAAAGCTACCGGATCATTGACGGCAGAAACCGCCAGCAAATAA
- a CDS encoding TetR/AcrR family transcriptional regulator: MTARLEIRDQIIETASRIFSKYGFRKTTMDEIARVMGKGKSSIYYYFKNKEEIYEAVIDRETEILRRELVRAISQADTPQEKLRRFVEVRMRIFSKLSNVYNAIRTEVVAHLASIEKFRQKYDREEIHMLQDILQEGVDKGVFRIEDTLLTATAIVTALKGLEVPLFWSGVRKDTEERMNDLLNVLFYGILNR; encoded by the coding sequence ATGACGGCACGACTCGAGATACGGGATCAAATCATAGAAACGGCCAGCCGTATTTTCAGTAAATACGGTTTCCGTAAAACGACGATGGACGAAATTGCCCGCGTAATGGGCAAAGGGAAGAGTTCAATCTATTACTATTTCAAAAACAAGGAAGAAATTTACGAAGCAGTAATAGACCGCGAAACAGAAATCCTGCGAAGGGAACTTGTCAGAGCAATTTCCCAGGCTGATACTCCCCAGGAAAAACTCCGCCGGTTTGTTGAGGTACGTATGCGTATCTTCAGCAAGCTTTCCAATGTTTACAATGCCATTCGAACCGAAGTTGTTGCGCATCTTGCCTCCATCGAAAAATTCCGGCAGAAATATGACCGGGAAGAAATTCATATGTTACAGGATATTTTACAGGAAGGTGTGGATAAAGGAGTTTTCCGGATTGAGGATACCCTCCTTACAGCAACGGCCATCGTAACTGCCCTGAAAGGACTTGAAGTTCCTTTGTTCTGGTCTGGTGTGCGAAAAGACACCGAAGAAAGAATGAACGATTTATTAAATGTTCTGTTTTATGGTATACTAAATCGCTAA
- the ung gene encoding uracil-DNA glycosylase has protein sequence MGEVNPKIHESWLEVLRDEFEAPYFSALKDFLVEEKKHFRVYPPGPLIFNAFNSTPFDQVKVVILGQDPYHGEGQAHGLCFSVPHGIKPPPSLINIFKELQSDLGIPFPSHGNLQSWAAQGVLLLNATLTVRANKPFSHTGKGWEIFTDNVIRKISEKKEHVVFLLWGKHAQAKETLIDLNRHYVLKAAHPSPYSANGFFGCRHFSRTNELLKLHGFQEIDWRL, from the coding sequence ATGGGAGAAGTGAACCCGAAAATCCATGAAAGCTGGCTGGAAGTTCTGCGAGACGAGTTTGAAGCCCCCTATTTTTCTGCCCTGAAAGATTTTCTGGTTGAAGAAAAAAAACACTTCCGGGTGTATCCTCCCGGTCCGCTGATTTTCAACGCATTCAACAGCACCCCTTTTGATCAGGTTAAGGTGGTTATTCTTGGCCAGGACCCATACCATGGGGAAGGACAGGCACATGGACTTTGCTTTTCAGTGCCTCACGGAATCAAACCACCGCCTTCCCTGATCAACATTTTTAAAGAACTGCAATCTGATCTGGGCATACCGTTCCCGTCGCACGGGAATCTTCAAAGCTGGGCCGCACAGGGCGTTCTGCTGCTGAACGCCACCCTTACGGTTCGCGCAAATAAACCCTTTTCCCATACCGGAAAAGGATGGGAAATATTCACCGATAACGTGATTCGTAAGATTTCGGAAAAAAAAGAGCATGTCGTTTTTCTCCTCTGGGGGAAACACGCCCAGGCCAAGGAAACCCTCATCGACCTGAACAGGCATTATGTGCTTAAAGCCGCTCACCCTTCTCCCTATTCAGCCAACGGTTTTTTTGGCTGCCGTCATTTTTCCCGCACAAACGAATTACTTAAACTCCATGGTTTTCAGGAAATTGACTGGCGACTGTAA
- a CDS encoding transaldolase: MNDYLQALVFEFLQEQIDDEPLQTRPDPFWSALKATGTEIWLDTGDMEEAAKIWTAEMTALTTNNTLLNMEIQKGIYDDFIVRAKKVVGSLPLQEQVQEISFMLNARHGLRLVKRFGGYVSVELHTDTAYDIDAIVAYGKRFHKIQPEKFIIKVPYTAEGLLGARKLGEEGIPVNFTLEFSARQNVLVSLIAKPRYLNVFLGRIGAYLKDNNLGDGSGAGERAVLSSQQWITKLNEGRKVATRLIAASLRSADQLEKLAGVDVFTIPVKVAADGRKNLSGNFSSRLNTVYPVPLNESGKNTLVEKFWEVSDAEVSLAKEIDANPPSAGREIIRKAHEAGLSDLFPPLSEEEKQFIASDGKIPKFARWEKEIRQKKLAPDTLLNLAGLASFTQDQQALDDRIRKLISA; this comes from the coding sequence ATGAATGATTATTTGCAAGCTCTGGTATTTGAATTTTTACAGGAACAAATTGATGACGAGCCTCTTCAGACCCGCCCTGATCCCTTCTGGTCGGCCCTGAAAGCAACCGGTACGGAAATATGGCTTGATACCGGCGACATGGAAGAAGCGGCCAAAATCTGGACGGCCGAAATGACAGCCCTCACTACCAACAACACCCTTCTGAATATGGAAATCCAGAAGGGCATCTATGACGACTTCATTGTGAGGGCAAAAAAGGTTGTGGGCAGCCTCCCCCTGCAGGAGCAGGTGCAGGAAATTTCTTTCATGCTGAATGCACGCCATGGCCTGCGCCTTGTAAAAAGGTTCGGCGGATATGTAAGCGTAGAACTGCACACCGATACAGCGTACGATATTGATGCCATTGTTGCTTACGGAAAACGGTTTCATAAGATACAACCGGAGAAATTTATCATCAAGGTTCCCTACACAGCAGAAGGCTTACTGGGAGCAAGAAAGCTGGGTGAAGAAGGTATCCCTGTAAATTTTACCCTTGAATTTTCAGCCAGGCAGAATGTTCTGGTTTCATTAATTGCCAAACCCCGCTATTTAAACGTTTTTCTTGGCCGGATCGGAGCCTATCTCAAAGACAACAACCTTGGCGATGGTTCAGGTGCCGGTGAAAGAGCTGTCCTTTCGAGTCAGCAATGGATCACCAAACTGAATGAAGGAAGAAAAGTCGCTACCCGCCTCATAGCTGCTTCGTTGCGAAGTGCCGACCAGCTTGAAAAACTGGCTGGTGTGGATGTGTTCACCATACCGGTAAAAGTAGCTGCCGACGGAAGAAAAAACCTCAGCGGAAATTTCTCTTCGCGCCTCAATACTGTTTACCCTGTCCCTCTTAACGAGTCCGGCAAAAATACACTGGTTGAAAAGTTCTGGGAAGTAAGCGATGCCGAAGTGTCTCTGGCAAAAGAAATTGATGCAAATCCTCCTTCTGCCGGCAGAGAAATTATAAGAAAAGCACATGAAGCAGGACTTTCTGATCTTTTTCCTCCACTGAGCGAAGAGGAAAAACAGTTCATCGCTTCCGACGGCAAGATCCCAAAGTTTGCCCGCTGGGAAAAAGAAATACGGCAGAAAAAACTGGCCCCCGACACCCTTCTCAACCTTGCCGGCCTCGCCAGTTTCACCCAGGATCAGCAGGCACTCGATGACCGCATCAGAAAACTTATCTCTGCCTGA